The following is a genomic window from Chryseobacterium ginsenosidimutans.
TTAATGGTAGCGTTGTAGGAACTTTGGGTTATCAACCAAGAACAATGTTAAACGCCAATTTAAGCTGGAGAAAAAATAAATGGACTTGGTTTGTGAATGGCGGTGGTGGATACAATGAATCTACAACTACCAACAGAAACAGTAATATTAATTATGATAAAAATCAGAAATTTCAATTATTAAGATCGGACCAAGAAACTAAGAATAAAAATTATTCTAAAAACTATAATGCTACAGCAGGTTTTGTTTACGATATTGATGACAAAAACTCTGTAAATTTATCTGGTACAGTAAGGACTTTTGATAATGAAACTGATGGTAGAATCAATTATAATTATCTTTATAATTTCGATGGATTTACAAATCCAAATACATTAAGGACAAGTAATGGCACCAATACAAATTTAGCTTTCCAAGGAGATTTAGGCTGGGATCACAAATTTAATGATAAAGGACATAATTTATCTACATCATTGAGTCTTCAAAGTAATAAGAGCAATAATTATACTGATATTTTCCAACAATCTGATTATTTAATAAAAAGAGATGAGAGTGATCTTGATCTGGATGGAGATTATAATGAAATTATAGATATTGAACATAAGATGGATTATCAAATTAGTAATAATTCTCAATATTCAAGGACTAAATCTATAATTGGGAAAATTGATTATGAACTTCCCATTGGGGAAAATTCAAAATTAGAAGCAGGATATAGAATTGACAGCAATAATAATTTTTATGACAATACTGCAAATGAAGCACTGGCATTAAATACTCCACTTTCAGTATTAGGTAAATTTACCAATGTTACAAATTATGATGAACTATTTAATGCATTTTACTTACAATTCCGTAGTAAAATAGGCAAATTTGGTTACCAATTAGGCCTTAGAGATGAACTTTCTAATGTAAAAGTAAATTATCAAAATCTTGATACAGACCCCAAAACGATACATTCAATAAACAACAATAAGAATTACAATAACTTATTTCCAAGTGTATATTTGAGTTATGATTTAGGAAAAGACAATCAGTTCTTATTAAACTATTCCAGAAGAATTGACAGACCACGTTCTTGGTTCTTGATTCCTTATTTTTCAATTACAGATAATCAAAACTTATTTTTAGGGAATGTAGATTTGAACCCATCTTACGTAGATTCATTTGAATTTGGATACAGTATTTCTAAAAAGAAATTTACGTTGAACCCTACGCTTTTCTATAGAAAAACCACTGATGACAGTAAAATTGTTTCTTATCAGGAAGATGAAAACACAAACGTTTATTTTACAACTCCTTTAAATCTAGGAACAAACGAGCAATATGGTTTGGATTTCAATGGAACCGCAGATGTATTTCCTTGGTTAAAATTAATGGGAAGTTTTAGCTTATTCGGTTACAAAACGACAGGAGAATATTCTTATAACACAATTGATATTAAGGGGAATGATGTAACACGAATTCAATCTTACGCAGGTGATGGCTTATCTACAAGGGCAAGATTGAACGCTACATTTAAAGTAGACAAAACCTTTAGTTTCCAATTGCAAGGATTTTACAGAGGACCGCAAAATACTGCAAGCCAAGACAGAAAGGCAATGTATGCTTTAAATCTTGGAGCTTCTAAGACAATATGGAACGGAGATGGAACACTCGCTTTCAACATGCAGGATATATTCAATACACGTTCTATGAGAAGTGTTAATTATCTTGCAACAGGTATCAGAGAGTCTTATATGCAGTGGCAGCCAAGACAGTTCTCAATCTCTTTAACTTACAGGTTCAAACAAGGTAACGAAAAAGTGGAGCAACCTAAAAAGAAAAAAGACATCAACTCCAATGCAACAGGAGACGATCAACAAGGAGGACCAATGTAATCCTTCTTATATAAATAAAAAAATCCCGAAAATATTTTCGGGATTTTTTTATTTTACTGTTTCGGCTTTTGCGCTTTTTGCCAATTCGGCTTCATAGATTCTTTTTCTTAGGTCACTGGAAGAAAACCTATGGTCTCTTTTATTATAAAAGATCTCAATTCCTTTTTCTTCACAGTATTTTTTACCTGTAAAATCTCTGTCCATATAATCGTCACCGATAATTCTTACGTCAATCACGAAGGACTTTAAAATGTCTTCCAAATCTTCTTCCGTGTAGTAAGGAATAATTTCGTCAACGGCATTTACAGCTCTCAGCTGGATATATCTTTCTACAATTGTCTGGGTTGGCTTATTTTTATTAGGACGATCATGAGAAGGATCAATCTGGAGACCAACAATAAGATAATCACAAACCGTTTTTGCTTCCTCCAGCATTTTAATGTGACCGGCATGTAATAAATCGAATGACGAAAATGTAATGCCTATTCTCTGTGTTTTCATATCAAATTCTTTTTTTATGACTTAATTTAAATGTTTCTTGTTTCTAAATATTTTTGCCATTGCCAAACTGTTCTCAGAGCTTCTTCCAAAGAAGTATCAGACTTCCAGTTAAGCTCTTTTTCCGCTTTGTCAACATTAGCATAGGCAATCGTAATATCACCTTCTCTCCTTTCACATATCCGATAAGGAACTTCTACATTATTGGCAATTTCAAAAGCTTTTACAACTTCCAAAACAGAAGAGCCTTTTCCTGTTCCAAGATTATAAATATCAATCGTAACTTCGCTGGAGTCACTTTCCATTAATTTTTTTAAGGCTGCAACATGGGCTTTCGCAAGATCCATAATGTAGATATAATCACGAACTGCCGTTCCATCTTCTGTAGGATAATCATTTCCCCAAATATTAAGCTTTTCACGGATTCCTGCTGCGGTTTGCATAACGTAAGGTACTAAATTATTCGGAACTCCGATTGGTAATTCACCAATTTTAGCCGATGGATGCGCCCCAATCGGGTTAAAATATCTTAGTAACGAAATCTTACGATGATAAGCTTTTGCAAAATCAATTAAGATCTCTTCCCCCATCTGTTTCGTTTTTCCGTAAACGCTTTCAGGTAATTTCAACGGAGTATTTTCATTGATCGGCATTTCATCTGCCTGTCCATAAACTGTGCACGATGAGCTGAAAATAAAATTTGAAATTCCTCTTTCTTTAAATT
Proteins encoded in this region:
- a CDS encoding TonB-dependent receptor domain-containing protein, coding for MNQTEIINIFTKKTLGLTFVLSAAAFAFAQEKVGISGSVVNKSNQPVPYASVTFSNKANKLLSDATLTDEKGQYKLDLTPGAYDITVEAIDYQKSVINKQITAAGNIGALSIEPEKSATNIKTGDIQGVVITAPSTKPYKVELDKRTYDPSQDIISKGGNLQDVLQNVPSVEVDTDGTVSMRGSSNVKFLINGKPSALLGISEGSNALQSIPADQIERIEVITNPSSKFEASGTSGILNIILKKSKKVGFNGSVVGTLGYQPRTMLNANLSWRKNKWTWFVNGGGGYNESTTTNRNSNINYDKNQKFQLLRSDQETKNKNYSKNYNATAGFVYDIDDKNSVNLSGTVRTFDNETDGRINYNYLYNFDGFTNPNTLRTSNGTNTNLAFQGDLGWDHKFNDKGHNLSTSLSLQSNKSNNYTDIFQQSDYLIKRDESDLDLDGDYNEIIDIEHKMDYQISNNSQYSRTKSIIGKIDYELPIGENSKLEAGYRIDSNNNFYDNTANEALALNTPLSVLGKFTNVTNYDELFNAFYLQFRSKIGKFGYQLGLRDELSNVKVNYQNLDTDPKTIHSINNNKNYNNLFPSVYLSYDLGKDNQFLLNYSRRIDRPRSWFLIPYFSITDNQNLFLGNVDLNPSYVDSFEFGYSISKKKFTLNPTLFYRKTTDDSKIVSYQEDENTNVYFTTPLNLGTNEQYGLDFNGTADVFPWLKLMGSFSLFGYKTTGEYSYNTIDIKGNDVTRIQSYAGDGLSTRARLNATFKVDKTFSFQLQGFYRGPQNTASQDRKAMYALNLGASKTIWNGDGTLAFNMQDIFNTRSMRSVNYLATGIRESYMQWQPRQFSISLTYRFKQGNEKVEQPKKKKDINSNATGDDQQGGPM
- the galE gene encoding UDP-glucose 4-epimerase GalE — translated: MAILVTGGLGYVGSHTVVELLNNNFEVVIVDDLSHSERFILNNIEEITGKKPVFYPFDLKRKELLTQVFDAHPIDGCINFAAFKAVGESQIKPVDYYENNLFSLINILQEFKERGISNFIFSSSCTVYGQADEMPINENTPLKLPESVYGKTKQMGEEILIDFAKAYHRKISLLRYFNPIGAHPSAKIGELPIGVPNNLVPYVMQTAAGIREKLNIWGNDYPTEDGTAVRDYIYIMDLAKAHVAALKKLMESDSSEVTIDIYNLGTGKGSSVLEVVKAFEIANNVEVPYRICERREGDITIAYANVDKAEKELNWKSDTSLEEALRTVWQWQKYLETRNI
- a CDS encoding adenylyltransferase/cytidyltransferase family protein, translating into MKTQRIGITFSSFDLLHAGHIKMLEEAKTVCDYLIVGLQIDPSHDRPNKNKPTQTIVERYIQLRAVNAVDEIIPYYTEEDLEDILKSFVIDVRIIGDDYMDRDFTGKKYCEEKGIEIFYNKRDHRFSSSDLRKRIYEAELAKSAKAETVK